Part of the Fusobacterium sp. genome is shown below.
AATATTCCTTCTTTAGAAGCAAAAGAATTAATAAATAAAACTGTTCAGGAAATATATACAGGCATTGATAAAATTATATATTCCCTTATTCCTCAAAAAATAAATAGATTGAGTATGTTTTCTGAAATAAAAAGATTTTATTCAGATGTTCCTTCTATTGAAAGAGCTGAGGAAATACTCATAGAAGCTAAGGAAAAAGCTGGGATAGATGGCTCTGCTTGGTTAAAAGAAATTAAAAAATTAAATAATGAAAAAATCAATAAACAGTACACAGATATTGAAATACAGTACTTTATTTTAAATAATGGCTGTATATGTGGTGTTCCTGAAGAAATAATGTGTGAAATGGCTTTAGGAGTTGTAGAAAAAACTAATAATAATCAAATATATCTAGGTGGATACACTAATGGCTGTAGTGGTTATTTTCCTACTTGTGAAGAATTTCTTAAAGGAGGATATGAAGTAGTATGGTCATATCTTATCTATTATATCTATCATGGAAGAGTTTCTTCATTGACTAAAGAAAGTGGAAGTATCTTAGTTAATACAATTGTTTCTCAGTTAAAAAATTTACATATAAAGAAATCTTTAAATTAAATATTTTTCTTATAGATTCTATATTATTAAATTTTTATAAGATGGAGGTAATTTCAAATGGAAATTCGTTATGCAGTACCTAGTGACTTAAATGGACTGTTAAATTTACTGAAAGATAACCATATCAATTCAATTCCAGAAGAAGAAAAGAAAAATGGATTTATAACTACTAATATTACCAAAGAACAACTGTACAGTTTAATGGAAAATGAAAAAGGTATTACAGTAGCAGTAAATGACAGTAATCATGTTATAGGATTTGCTCTTGCAGGAAGTTGGAATTTCTGGCAGTCTTGGCCGTTATTTACATATATGATTGAGCATCTTGAATCATTTAAACTTAATGATCAGATACTGACAGTTGAAAATTCATATCAATATGGACCTGTATGTATAGATAAGCAATATCGTAATACAGGTATATTTGAAAAGCTCTTTAGTTTTTCTCTCAAAAGTATGGCTGACCACTATCCATATATGATTACATTTATCAATCAAGTCAACCCTCGTTCTTATGCTGCTCATACAAAGAAAGCTAAGATGACAGAGTCTGGTACTTTTGATTGGAACAATAACCATTACTGGCTCATGGCTATTCAGACAAAATAATTTTATTTTATTCAAAATTTATATTTCTTTAATAAAAGACAGCTGATGTAAGTAATTATTCTACATCAACTGCCTTATTTTTAATTAATTATTTTAAATTTTCTTTATTAAATTTTTTAATAACTTTTAATATTTCTTCAGATGTATTTAATGCCATAACCTCTTCTACAAGAGCTTCACATTTTTTCTTATCTAAAGCCATTATATTTTTCTTAATTCTTGGTACAGATATTGCTGACATTGAAAATGAATCCAGTCCCATTCCAAATAATAATGCTGTTGCTTTTTCATCTCCAGCAAATTCTCCACACATGGAAATAGATATTCCTGCTTCATGAGCACCATTTATTGAAAGTCTTATAGCTTCTAGTACTGTTGGATTATATGTATCATATAAATGAGAAATATTTTCATTTCCTCTATCTACTGCTAATGTATATTGTGTTAAGTCATTAGTCCCTATTGAAAAGAAATCTACTTCTTCAGCAAAATTTCTAGCTCTAAATGCAACAGCAGGA
Proteins encoded:
- a CDS encoding GNAT family acetyltransferase, encoding MEIRYAVPSDLNGLLNLLKDNHINSIPEEEKKNGFITTNITKEQLYSLMENEKGITVAVNDSNHVIGFALAGSWNFWQSWPLFTYMIEHLESFKLNDQILTVENSYQYGPVCIDKQYRNTGIFEKLFSFSLKSMADHYPYMITFINQVNPRSYAAHTKKAKMTESGTFDWNNNHYWLMAIQTK